Proteins encoded within one genomic window of Pongo abelii isolate AG06213 chromosome 18, NHGRI_mPonAbe1-v2.0_pri, whole genome shotgun sequence:
- the GINS3 gene encoding DNA replication complex GINS protein PSF3, with protein MSEAYFRVESGALGPEENFLSLDDILMSHEKLPVRTETAMPRLGAFFLERSAGAETDNAVPQGSKLELPLWLAKGLFDNKRRILSVELPKIYQEGWRTVFSADPNVVDLHKMGPHFYGFGSQLLHFDSPENADISQSLLQTFIGRFRRIMDSSQNAYNEDTSALVARLDEMERGLFQIGQNGLNDFQCWEKGQASQITASNLVQNYKKRKFTDMED; from the exons ATGTCGGAGGCTTATTTCCGAGTGGAGTCGGGTGCGCTGGGGCCTGAGGAGAACTTTCTTTCTTTGGACGACATCCTGATGTCCCACGAGAAGCTGCCGGTGCGCACGGAGACCGCCATGCCTCGCCTTGGCGCTTTCTTCCTGGAGCGGAGCGCAGGCGCCGAGACTGACAACGCGGTCCCACAG GGTTCCAAGCTTGAACTACCCTTGTGGCTGGCAAAAGGACTTTTTGACAACAAGCGACGGATCCTTTCTGTGGAACTCCCCAAGATCTACCAAGAGGGTTGGAGGACTGTGTTCAGTGCGGATCCCAATGTGGTGGACCTCCACAAAATGGGGCCCCATTTCTACGGGTTTGGCTCCCAACTCCTGCATTTTGACAGTCCCGAGAATGCAGACATTTCCCAGTCTCTGCTGCAG ACTTTTATTGGACGTTTTCGCCGCATCATGGACTCGTCACAGAACGCTTACAACGAAGACACTTCAGCCCTGGTAGCCAGGCTAGACGAGATGGAGAGGGGCTTATTTCAAATAGGGCAGAACGGACTGAATGACTTTCAGTGTTGGGAGAAGGGGCAGGCTTCTCAGATCACAGCTTCCAACCTCGTTCAGAattacaagaagagaaaattcaCTGATATGGAAGACTGA